In Chloroflexota bacterium, one DNA window encodes the following:
- a CDS encoding tyrosine-type recombinase/integrase has protein sequence MPGDIQLIPLPTCLDMFLLHQEASHHTRRTIEFYRYNLSRFLAFLEDQGVQHPQAITPHHIRQFLVTLERRGLKDTTVHSFARPIKTFLNFLVSEGILEASPMHKVSMPRLEQRIHPPFSEDDIRKLLAACGQDWYGLRDKAIILCLLDTGLRAAEFVNLNVGDIDGDGTITVHGKGGKDRYVHVGALARKALVRYLATRGHLLPHAPMWIGRTGKRLTVSGLFQAMRRRGRQAGVWPVGPHRFRRTFAIWALRNGMDVHHLRAILGHADLQMAQRYLALAKDDLIEAHRLASPVDNMR, from the coding sequence ATGCCTGGAGACATTCAGCTTATCCCACTCCCCACATGCCTCGACATGTTCCTCCTCCACCAGGAGGCCAGCCATCACACCCGGCGCACCATCGAATTCTACCGATACAACCTCTCACGCTTCCTTGCCTTCCTGGAAGATCAAGGCGTCCAACACCCACAAGCAATAACCCCCCATCACATCCGTCAATTCCTGGTCACACTCGAGCGCAGAGGCCTCAAAGATACCACCGTTCACAGCTTCGCCAGGCCGATTAAGACATTCCTCAACTTCCTGGTGTCGGAGGGCATCCTGGAAGCCAGCCCTATGCACAAAGTCTCCATGCCCAGGCTCGAGCAACGCATCCATCCGCCGTTCAGCGAGGATGATATCCGGAAGCTGCTGGCTGCATGTGGCCAAGACTGGTATGGCTTAAGGGACAAAGCGATCATCCTCTGCCTGCTCGACACAGGGCTGCGAGCAGCTGAGTTCGTGAATCTGAACGTTGGAGACATAGACGGTGATGGCACGATCACCGTACACGGTAAGGGGGGTAAGGATCGCTACGTGCACGTCGGTGCACTGGCGAGAAAGGCGCTGGTGCGGTATCTGGCGACCCGAGGCCATCTGCTCCCACACGCCCCAATGTGGATTGGTCGCACAGGGAAGCGTCTCACCGTTAGCGGCCTGTTCCAGGCCATGAGGCGACGAGGCCGACAGGCGGGCGTCTGGCCTGTCGGCCCCCATCGCTTCCGGCGCACATTCGCCATTTGGGCGCTCAGGAACGGCATGGATGTGCATCACCTGCGAGCCATACTGGGCCATGCAGATCTGCAAATGGCCCAGCGGTATCTCGCCCTCGCAAAAGATGACCTTATAGAAGCACACCGACTGGCCAGCCCGGTTGACAACATGCGATAG
- a CDS encoding helix-turn-helix transcriptional regulator, which translates to MVGDLLSERELEVALLAVCGLTDLEIALRLGVSASTVHNTMSAVYRKTGAGSRPQLALMMVADGTITPREAGQLLVLSGVMSRRSA; encoded by the coding sequence ATGGTTGGCGATTTGTTGTCGGAACGGGAGCTCGAGGTTGCGCTTCTGGCCGTGTGCGGGTTGACCGATCTGGAGATTGCTCTGCGTCTGGGTGTGTCTGCCAGCACAGTACACAACACGATGTCGGCTGTGTACAGAAAAACAGGGGCTGGAAGTCGACCGCAGTTGGCGCTGATGATGGTTGCTGATGGTACGATTACACCCCGGGAGGCTGGTCAGTTGCTTGTGCTGTCTGGTGTGATGAGCAGGAGGAGTGCATGA
- the greA gene encoding transcription elongation factor GreA, with protein MAEEQVYLTPEGFKKLQEELDYLRNVRRPQVAQHIHDAKADGDISENAGYDEAKNEQAFVEGRIKTIEAMLRKAIIIEESGSTHEVQLGSSVTIKEVDGNELETYQIVGSAEVDPANGKISNVSPLGKALLGRRVGDKITVQTPGGVLHFEVVEIA; from the coding sequence ATGGCCGAAGAACAGGTTTATCTCACTCCAGAAGGTTTCAAAAAGCTGCAAGAAGAGCTGGACTACCTCCGCAATGTGCGCCGACCCCAGGTCGCTCAACATATCCACGACGCCAAAGCGGACGGAGATATCTCCGAGAACGCAGGATACGACGAGGCGAAAAACGAACAGGCCTTCGTCGAAGGACGTATCAAAACCATCGAGGCCATGCTGCGCAAGGCGATCATCATCGAAGAGAGCGGCAGCACTCACGAAGTGCAGTTGGGCTCCTCCGTCACGATCAAGGAGGTTGACGGGAACGAGCTGGAGACGTACCAAATCGTCGGCTCCGCCGAGGTAGATCCAGCCAATGGTAAGATCAGCAACGTATCGCCGCTGGGCAAAGCGCTGCTCGGCCGTCGCGTCGGCGATAAGATCACCGTACAAACCCCCGGCGGCGTCCTGCACTTCGAGGTGGTAGAGATCGCTTAG
- a CDS encoding glycoside hydrolase produces MTHPLYIAFVWHMHQPDYRDPTTGIICLPWVRLHAAKDYLHMAEVLAQYPHIHATVNFTPVLVEQLEAYGAGIAEDHIMRLSRQPTWTDEERAYIRNLGFSAHRDRIIHRYPPYWALLERHEAAPNDLQAFNDQEYRDILAWFQLAWTDPNRLEQDESLRRLVEKGRDFTVEDLEYIIDYHRETCAHVVPLYRELAERGQIELTASPYSHPILPLLIDSTHARRPTPGLPVPQPPFQAREDAAVQLQMAIEHHERAFGSRPVGLWPSEGAVSQEAVEEIGAAGFRWLASDEAVLGRCLGRWFQRDAQDTVTTPHLLYQPYIIMIDNQPGPVMIFRDHVLSDRIGFVYQHLPGEQAAEDFIVRLQIIRHRLPDTQPYLVSIILDGENCWEAYEHNGDIFLHSLYRRLQEDPDLRTVTVSEYLEMNPPHNMLARVTTGSWINGDLTTWIGDPGHIQAWSLLRDTRAFLTSFQAAHPELSAEARQRAWQAIYTAEGSDWFWWYSERNTSDQDALFDELFRNHLANVYRALGQPVPEILMRPIPAEAGSPEQPPIQPQYITPRLQALPDPSQEWGEAIHVQAVASTGAMQQAGSGLRALRVAYDAENLYLRLETIEPLTGLRLTVQIRDAAGQEHTLAWQPDQTDATMNGRSLPTATGESVLEVAVPFEVLGVHLGSRLWIQAQAAHGDEEINRVPTDQPLELELTPPPSEATEPQIHA; encoded by the coding sequence TTGACGCATCCGCTCTACATCGCCTTCGTCTGGCACATGCACCAACCGGATTACCGTGATCCCACCACGGGGATCATCTGCCTCCCGTGGGTCCGTCTGCACGCGGCCAAAGATTATCTGCACATGGCCGAGGTTCTGGCGCAGTATCCCCATATCCACGCGACGGTGAACTTCACCCCCGTGCTGGTCGAGCAGCTGGAGGCATATGGGGCGGGGATCGCGGAGGACCACATCATGCGCCTCAGCCGGCAGCCCACGTGGACGGACGAAGAGCGAGCGTACATCCGCAACCTCGGCTTCAGCGCCCATCGAGACAGGATCATCCACCGCTATCCCCCCTATTGGGCCCTTCTGGAACGCCATGAGGCCGCGCCCAACGATCTGCAGGCATTCAACGATCAAGAATATCGGGATATCCTGGCGTGGTTCCAGCTCGCGTGGACGGATCCCAACCGCCTGGAACAGGACGAATCGTTGCGGCGGCTAGTGGAGAAGGGACGGGATTTCACCGTCGAGGATCTGGAGTACATCATCGACTACCATCGAGAGACGTGCGCCCACGTGGTGCCTCTTTACCGCGAGCTGGCGGAGCGCGGACAGATCGAACTCACCGCTTCGCCTTATTCTCACCCGATCCTGCCCCTGCTGATCGACAGTACCCACGCCCGGCGCCCCACCCCGGGGCTCCCCGTGCCACAGCCGCCATTTCAGGCCCGGGAGGATGCGGCCGTCCAGCTCCAAATGGCGATCGAACACCACGAGCGAGCCTTCGGGAGCCGCCCCGTCGGGCTGTGGCCCTCGGAGGGCGCTGTATCCCAGGAGGCCGTAGAGGAGATCGGCGCAGCCGGATTCCGCTGGCTGGCCTCCGATGAGGCCGTGCTGGGCCGCTGTCTGGGCCGCTGGTTCCAGCGTGACGCCCAGGATACCGTCACCACCCCCCATCTCCTCTACCAGCCCTACATCATCATGATCGATAATCAGCCTGGGCCGGTCATGATCTTCCGGGATCACGTCCTGTCCGATCGGATCGGGTTCGTCTATCAGCACCTGCCCGGGGAACAGGCGGCGGAGGATTTCATCGTGCGCCTGCAGATCATCCGGCACCGGCTGCCCGATACGCAGCCTTACCTGGTCTCCATCATCCTGGACGGCGAGAACTGCTGGGAGGCATACGAGCACAACGGTGACATCTTCCTCCACAGCCTCTACCGCCGCCTGCAGGAGGATCCGGACCTGCGGACGGTGACGGTCAGCGAATATCTGGAGATGAATCCCCCACACAACATGCTGGCCCGCGTGACGACCGGATCGTGGATCAACGGGGACCTCACGACCTGGATAGGAGATCCCGGCCATATCCAGGCCTGGTCTCTCCTGCGTGACACCCGGGCGTTTCTGACCTCTTTCCAGGCCGCCCACCCCGAGTTATCGGCCGAAGCTCGCCAACGCGCCTGGCAGGCGATCTACACCGCCGAGGGGAGCGACTGGTTCTGGTGGTACTCGGAGCGCAACACATCCGACCAGGATGCGCTTTTCGACGAGCTGTTCCGGAATCACCTGGCCAACGTCTATCGGGCGCTGGGACAGCCCGTCCCCGAGATCCTGATGCGGCCGATCCCGGCCGAGGCCGGCTCCCCGGAGCAGCCTCCTATCCAGCCTCAATACATCACCCCCCGGCTGCAAGCCCTGCCGGATCCCTCGCAGGAATGGGGGGAGGCGATCCATGTGCAAGCGGTGGCCTCCACAGGGGCCATGCAGCAGGCCGGCAGCGGCTTGCGGGCCCTGCGCGTCGCCTACGATGCGGAGAATCTCTACCTGAGGCTAGAGACCATTGAGCCGCTGACAGGGCTGCGCCTGACGGTGCAGATCCGTGACGCGGCAGGACAAGAGCACACCCTCGCATGGCAGCCGGACCAGACGGACGCCACTATGAATGGGCGCTCACTGCCCACGGCGACGGGGGAATCCGTGCTGGAGGTGGCCGTTCCTTTCGAGGTGTTGGGGGTGCATCTGGGAAGCCGGCTGTGGATACAGGCACAGGCCGCCCACGGCGATGAGGAGATCAACCGGGTGCCCACCGATCAGCCATTGGAGCTGGAACTGACGCCGCCCCCCAGTGAGGCAACAGAACCACAAATTCACGCTTGA
- the lysS gene encoding lysine--tRNA ligase encodes MSEPLTEQEVVRRQKLERLREAGIDPYPPRAHRTHTAAEAIAAFEAGQLGEDQPVTVAGRLMSMRVMGKASFAHIEDGSGRIQFYIRRDVVGDELYNFFRKDLDLGDFVEVTGPVFRTRTGEVTVQVQKIRLLAKALLPLPDKWHGLRDVETRYRHRYVDLMVNPEVRQVFITRARAVQALRRFLDDRGFLEVETPILQPVYGGAAARPFITHHNQLDQDLYLRISFELYLKRLLVGGYEKVYEIGRDFRNEGISFKHNPEFTQLEFYWAYADYEKLMPLVEEMVAYVVQEVLGSPRLQYQGHEIDLSPPWRRVTLREAIRERTGIDYAQHPTADELAAVMRDRGFDPQPKATWGKLVDYLLSSQVEPHLIQPTFVLDYPRDISPLAKKKPDDPSHVERFELFIGGMELGNAFTELNDPLDQEQRFLEMQKLYAPGDEEAHPLDEDYLLAQRYGMPPNGGFGMGIDRLTMLLTDKSSIREVILFPHLRSKD; translated from the coding sequence ATGAGCGAGCCACTGACCGAGCAAGAGGTCGTGCGACGACAGAAGCTGGAGCGCCTGCGAGAGGCGGGCATCGATCCGTATCCGCCTCGAGCTCATCGAACGCACACGGCCGCCGAGGCCATCGCCGCATTTGAAGCGGGCCAACTCGGCGAGGACCAACCCGTCACCGTGGCCGGTCGGCTGATGTCCATGCGTGTGATGGGGAAAGCCTCCTTCGCTCACATCGAGGACGGCAGTGGCCGAATCCAGTTCTACATCCGCCGGGATGTGGTAGGAGACGAACTCTACAACTTCTTCCGAAAGGATCTCGATCTCGGGGATTTCGTCGAGGTGACCGGGCCCGTGTTCCGCACCCGAACGGGAGAGGTCACCGTCCAGGTGCAGAAGATCCGCCTGCTGGCGAAGGCGCTGCTCCCTCTGCCGGACAAGTGGCACGGGCTTCGTGACGTGGAGACCCGCTATCGGCACCGATACGTCGATCTCATGGTCAATCCCGAGGTGCGCCAGGTGTTCATCACCCGGGCGCGAGCGGTCCAGGCCCTGCGCCGTTTCCTGGATGACCGGGGGTTTCTGGAGGTGGAGACGCCCATCCTACAGCCGGTTTACGGCGGCGCAGCCGCACGCCCCTTCATCACCCACCACAACCAGCTCGACCAGGATCTCTACCTGCGCATCTCCTTTGAGCTCTACCTGAAACGCCTGCTGGTAGGCGGCTACGAAAAGGTCTACGAGATCGGCCGAGACTTCCGCAACGAGGGGATCTCCTTCAAGCACAACCCCGAATTCACCCAATTGGAGTTCTACTGGGCATATGCTGACTACGAGAAGCTCATGCCCCTAGTCGAGGAGATGGTCGCCTACGTAGTGCAAGAGGTGCTGGGATCCCCCCGTCTACAATACCAGGGCCACGAGATCGACCTGTCCCCTCCCTGGCGACGCGTGACGCTACGCGAAGCAATCCGCGAGCGCACGGGGATCGATTACGCACAGCACCCCACGGCGGATGAGCTGGCAGCGGTCATGCGGGATCGTGGCTTTGACCCGCAGCCCAAAGCCACATGGGGCAAACTGGTCGACTACCTCCTGAGCAGCCAGGTGGAGCCCCATCTGATCCAGCCCACCTTCGTCCTGGACTACCCCAGGGACATCTCACCGCTGGCAAAGAAGAAGCCAGATGATCCCTCACACGTGGAACGTTTCGAGCTCTTCATCGGCGGCATGGAGCTGGGCAACGCCTTCACGGAGCTGAATGACCCCCTCGACCAGGAACAGCGCTTCCTGGAGATGCAGAAGCTATACGCCCCAGGGGACGAGGAAGCTCATCCCCTGGACGAGGATTACCTGCTGGCGCAGCGATACGGCATGCCCCCCAACGGCGGCTTCGGCATGGGGATCGATCGACTCACGATGCTTCTGACCGATAAGTCCTCCATTCGGGAGGTCATCCTCTTCCCCCATCTACGGAGTAAGGATTGA